Sequence from the Amycolatopsis sp. NBC_00345 genome:
TGATCTGCTCGATCCTCGGCTCGAGGTCGGCCACCACCTTCGGCGTGAACGCGCGGCTGACCAGCTTGCGCATCTTGTTGTGGAACGGCGGGTCCATCTGCAGCAGGTTGCCTTCGGTGAACTCGGCGAGGTCCTTCTCCGACGCGGCCGGCACCAGCCGTTTGGTGTCGGACGAGAACGTGGCCGGGTCGCTCAGCGCCTGGTGCGCTTCGGCGTGCCCGTAGACGTTCCAGGTGCCCAGCTCCTCCTTGAACTCCACCGGGCCGGCGGGCTGGACCCCGCGCAGCCAGAACTGGTCGTGGTGGACGGCCCAGGTCGACGGGAGTGTGGTGGTCATGGTTACTGGTTCCCCTTCCAGTTGGCCGGCGCGCCGGGATCAGCCGGGCGCCGTGGCGGATTCGCCGGTGTAGATGACCGCGCGGCAGGCCGAGACGTAGGCCTCGGATACCGAGCGGAGTTCGGTTGCCGCCGCTTCGACGGCGGCGGGATCGGGCTCGCCGGGCGGCTCGAACGCGGCCTGGACGACCCGGGCCATCGAGTCGGCCCGGTCCTCGACCGTGAGGTCGGCCCGGGCGGCGTCGGCGTTGTCCCGCAGGTAGAAGCCGATGGTCGCGGCGCTGAGGGCGTACGGCAGGTCCGGCACGTCGGCTCGCAGCAGCCCGTGCCGGACGAACACCTCGAACGTCCCGTCGGTCGCCGCCACCCCGGCCGCGCGCGTTTCGGACGCCGCGTCCGAATAGTGGCCCAGCAGCATGACGTCGTTCGTGAGCATGGCCGACAGCAGGGGGTCGCGGACCACGTCGAGGAACAGGCCCCGCAGGTAACGGTGCGGCACGGCCTCGCCGGGGTCGGTGCGCAGCCGGGTCGCGATCCCGGCGAGCAGGTCGGCCGCGGCGCGCGTGAGCAGCGCTTCGAACAGCGTGTCCTTGGTGCGCCAGTGCAGGTAGACGGTGCCCTTGCCGATACCGGCCCGGCGCGCGACGTCGTCGATCGTCACCTTGCGCGAGCCCCAGCGCACGAGCAGCTCGGAGGCGGCGTCGAGGATCCGGTCGGCGCGGTCGTGGTTCGGGTGTCCCGGCATGGCTCCCTCAAGTGTTTGACTGTTTGACCAGATTTGCTGATCTGGTCAAACCACGGTAGCGCAGGAGATCCGGGCCGGGCAAGCGGTCTTGTCGGTGCGGTCGGTTAACGTCATCCGGGTGGCACAGGACGAACTCTTCACGGTGAACCCCGACGTGGGCCCGCCCCCGGAGCCCACCGGGTCCAACCGGGTCGAACCGCGGGCCGACCCCGCGAGCTCGCCGCTCGCGGTGCGGATGCGGCCGCGCACCCTCGAGGAGGTCGTGGGCCAGCAGCACCTGCTGCGCGAGGGCGCGCCGCTGCGCCGGCTGGTGGAGGGCGCCGCGCCCGCGTCCGTGCTGCTCTACGGCCCGCCCGGCACGGGCAAGACCACGCTGGCCAACCTGGTTTCGATCGCCACCGGCCGCCGGTTCGTCGCGATGTCCGCGCTGTCGGCCGGGGTCAAGGAGGTGCGCGGCGTGATCGAGGAGGCCCGCCGCCGCCGGAGCTACAACGCCGAGAACACCGTGCTGTTCATCGACGAGGTGCACCGGTTTTCCAAGACGCAGCAGGACGCGCTGCTCGGCGCGGTCGAGGACCGCACGGTGCTGCTGGTGGCGGCCACCACGGAGAACCCGTCGTTCTCGGTGGTTTCGCCGCTGCTGTCGCGCTCGCTGGTGCTGCAGCTGCGCCCGTTGACCGATGAGGACATCGTGCGGCTGCTGGAGCGCGCGCTGACCGACGAGCGCGGCCTCGGCGGCGAGCTGCAGCTGACGGACGAGGCGCGCGACCACCTGGTGCGGCTCGCGGGCGGCGACGCGCGGCGGGCGCTCACCGCGCTGGAGGCGGCGGCCGACGCCGCGGGCGCGACCGAGCACAAGACCATCGACCTGGCCATCGTCGAGTCCACTGTGGACAAGGCGGCGGTGCGGTACGACCGCGACGGCGACCAGCACTACGACGTGATCAGCGCGTTCATCAAGTCGATCCGCGGCTCCGACGTCGACGCCGCGCTGCACTACCTGGCCCGGATGATCGAGGCGGGGGAGGACCCGCGGTTCCTCGCGCGCCGGCTCGTGGTGCACGCGAGCGAGGACGTCGGGATGGCCGACCCGACGGCGCTGCAGGCGGCCGTCGCCGCGTCGCACGCCGTGCAGTTCATCGGCATGCCGGAGGGACGGCTCGCGCTCGCGCAGGCCACCATCCACCTGGCCACCGCGCCGAAGTCCAACGCCGTGGTCACCGCGATCGACGCGGCGCTGGCCGACGTGCGCTCGGGCGCGATCGGCACCGTGCCGCCGCACCTGCGCGACGGGCATTACGCGGGGGCGAAGCAGCTCGGCAACGCGCAGGGCTACCGCTACCCACACGGGGTCCCGGAGGGCGTGCTCGCCCAGCAGTACCCGCCGGACGAGCTGGTGGGCCGCGACTACTACGAGCCCACCCAGCGTGGCGGCGAGCGGACGCTGGCCGAGCGCGTGCCGCGGCTTCGGCGCACCATCCGCGGGGAGCGCCAGTAGTTCCCGCCAGTAGTTCCCGCTTGCCGAGTTCCCGCCTGCTGAAACTTCCGTGAGCGTCGCCACGTTCTCCCGTAGAACGGTGGTTACGGGAATGCGCGGCCGTGGAGTGCCGGTTGTTCCCGGGCAGCCGAGGTCGGTGCGAGGGGGAGTGATGACGCTTCTGACGGTGTGGCCGGACGACCAGCCCGGGCACGTGCTGCTGCGGACCGAGGACACGGGCACGATCACGGTCGAGCTCAAGCGGCACGGCGTGGGGTTCGCCCGCTGGCCGCTGGCCGGCCTGGCGCCCGACGCCGGCGAGGCCGAGGTGCTGGCCGGTTACCGCGACCGCGTCGACGGGCTCACCGCCGCCGTCGGCTACCACTCGGTGGACGTGGTGCGCGGGGACACTCAGCCTGCCGTCACTCTGCCCGCTGTCGCCGAGCACAGCTCCGGCACCGACGAGGACCGGTTCTTCGTCAGCGGCTCCGCGGTCTGGTACGTGCACGCGGGCCGCTGGGTGCACGCCGTGCTGTGCGAGCCGGGCGACCTCCTGCGCATCCCGGCTCACACCCGCCACTGGCACGACGGCGGCGAGCGCCCCGGCCACGTCACCATCCGCGTCCGCCACCCGGCC
This genomic interval carries:
- a CDS encoding replication-associated recombination protein A, whose product is MAQDELFTVNPDVGPPPEPTGSNRVEPRADPASSPLAVRMRPRTLEEVVGQQHLLREGAPLRRLVEGAAPASVLLYGPPGTGKTTLANLVSIATGRRFVAMSALSAGVKEVRGVIEEARRRRSYNAENTVLFIDEVHRFSKTQQDALLGAVEDRTVLLVAATTENPSFSVVSPLLSRSLVLQLRPLTDEDIVRLLERALTDERGLGGELQLTDEARDHLVRLAGGDARRALTALEAAADAAGATEHKTIDLAIVESTVDKAAVRYDRDGDQHYDVISAFIKSIRGSDVDAALHYLARMIEAGEDPRFLARRLVVHASEDVGMADPTALQAAVAASHAVQFIGMPEGRLALAQATIHLATAPKSNAVVTAIDAALADVRSGAIGTVPPHLRDGHYAGAKQLGNAQGYRYPHGVPEGVLAQQYPPDELVGRDYYEPTQRGGERTLAERVPRLRRTIRGERQ
- a CDS encoding cupin; the encoded protein is MTLLTVWPDDQPGHVLLRTEDTGTITVELKRHGVGFARWPLAGLAPDAGEAEVLAGYRDRVDGLTAAVGYHSVDVVRGDTQPAVTLPAVAEHSSGTDEDRFFVSGSAVWYVHAGRWVHAVLCEPGDLLRIPAHTRHWHDGGERPGHVTIRVRHPASATAAQPGTPLRPADFPGFDALVADRATARPALTR
- a CDS encoding TetR/AcrR family transcriptional regulator is translated as MPGHPNHDRADRILDAASELLVRWGSRKVTIDDVARRAGIGKGTVYLHWRTKDTLFEALLTRAAADLLAGIATRLRTDPGEAVPHRYLRGLFLDVVRDPLLSAMLTNDVMLLGHYSDAASETRAAGVAATDGTFEVFVRHGLLRADVPDLPYALSAATIGFYLRDNADAARADLTVEDRADSMARVVQAAFEPPGEPDPAAVEAAATELRSVSEAYVSACRAVIYTGESATAPG